A section of the Paenibacillus yonginensis genome encodes:
- a CDS encoding ROK family glucokinase — protein sequence MSEQIYIGVDLGGTAVKVGICNAEGKLLQTYEGPTEVAKGTDAVLANIEKYVRQIVEDSPYSWDQLAGVGAGVAGFTDLKEGVVILAPNVGFRDVPVRAILEERLGKPIKIDNDANVAALGEAWGGAGKGVDDCVCYTLGTGVGGGIIIRGKIYQGFSGLAGELGHMSVVPDLEAIQCGCGKMGCLETVSSATGIIRMAKDAVERGDRTSLAQVENIMAKDVFDAAKNGDEVAERIVNRAAFYLGKSMAAVAAVLNPQRFIIGGGVSKAGDILFDEIRSVFAKFAPEPLQRGVEIVPATLGNDAGIVGAAGLFLRS from the coding sequence ATGTCTGAACAAATCTACATTGGTGTCGATCTGGGCGGCACGGCTGTTAAGGTCGGAATCTGTAATGCGGAAGGCAAACTTCTGCAGACCTATGAAGGACCAACAGAAGTGGCCAAGGGAACCGATGCTGTGCTTGCCAATATCGAGAAGTACGTCCGCCAGATTGTAGAGGATTCCCCATACAGCTGGGACCAGCTTGCAGGTGTTGGGGCCGGCGTCGCAGGATTTACGGATCTTAAAGAAGGCGTTGTGATCCTGGCTCCCAATGTAGGTTTTCGGGACGTTCCGGTCCGCGCGATTCTTGAAGAGCGGCTCGGCAAGCCAATCAAAATAGATAACGACGCCAATGTGGCGGCCCTCGGCGAAGCTTGGGGCGGCGCCGGCAAAGGCGTGGACGATTGCGTCTGCTATACCCTGGGAACAGGCGTAGGCGGCGGAATTATTATTCGCGGCAAAATCTACCAAGGTTTCTCCGGTCTGGCCGGAGAGCTTGGTCATATGTCCGTAGTGCCTGATCTGGAAGCGATTCAATGCGGATGCGGAAAAATGGGCTGCCTCGAAACCGTCTCCTCGGCTACAGGCATTATTCGCATGGCGAAAGACGCCGTTGAACGCGGCGATCGTACGTCTTTAGCCCAAGTGGAGAACATTATGGCGAAAGACGTGTTCGACGCTGCCAAGAACGGCGATGAAGTTGCTGAGCGCATCGTGAACCGCGCCGCTTTCTATCTGGGCAAATCCATGGCGGCAGTCGCTGCTGTGCTGAACCCGCAGCGTTTCATTATCGGCGGGGGCGTCTCCAAGGCTGGAGACATTCTGTTTGATGAAATCCGCAGCGTATTTGCCAAATTTGCCCCGGAACCGCTGCAGCGCGGGGTGGAAATCGTGCCGGCTACTTTGGGCAACGATGCGGGAATCGTGGGAGCGGCAGGTCTGTTCCTTCGCTCCTGA
- a CDS encoding DUF2500 domain-containing protein, with amino-acid sequence MFPNSPSGFDFMFSVFPYLFVIVFLLIIGSLLFRGARYARNVSSPRQSSFVKVVAKRTRVDHHGGTSSFTGDHLTSTPSRSHTYYYITLEFENGERKEFLDVKGLYGLVAEGDTGYAAVQGDWIVAFERTAPSYYS; translated from the coding sequence ATGTTTCCCAATTCCCCTTCTGGCTTTGATTTCATGTTCTCTGTCTTTCCTTATCTCTTTGTTATTGTGTTTCTACTGATCATTGGCAGCCTGTTGTTCCGAGGTGCCCGTTACGCTAGAAATGTCTCCTCTCCCAGACAGTCCTCCTTCGTCAAAGTCGTCGCCAAACGCACGCGGGTGGACCATCACGGCGGCACCAGCTCCTTCACCGGCGATCACCTCACCAGCACACCGTCCCGTTCTCATACCTACTACTATATTACGCTGGAATTCGAGAACGGAGAACGAAAGGAGTTTCTGGACGTCAAAGGGCTTTACGGACTGGTAGCTGAAGGCGATACCGGCTATGCGGCTGTGCAAGGCGACTGGATCGTGGCGTTCGAGCGGACTGCCCCTTCTTACTACTCATGA